TTGACAAGAAAGATGGATACTactcttaaaattgtatttctgCAGCGTCCCATAAAAACAGACTCTCGTCTAATTATATACCATTTGAAACTAATGATTATATCGTTGGGATGGATGGTGGCTTTTAGCAAAAGGGTGCACAGAGTGAGGGCAATGTCACGTTAAGCTGAGAGAATCACAACAGCGTAAATTGCTTCTCTTATGTGTGAAACAGAGCGCAATCTATTTTGGCCTCGGGCAGAACAACACAATCTCCTGCTTATTTGGTCATTAACGTGCATATttacctggaaaaaaaaaggagctccAAAGGTTAATGTTGCCAATAAGTTTCTAGTCTTCGATTAAGCAAACCACAGCGTCTGCATCGCCTTTAGTTTAGTGTCATACATCCTCACAGGGACTGCTGTATTAAGAGATAAAGAAACAAAGCTGCTCAGTCACTTTGGTCACAGAGAAGCTCTGGTTGCTGCTGCATGGTTCGTCTGCCACTATAATATCAGAAATGGCTGCTAGCAAGATGCAGTCTATTTAAAAGCAGTAGTCTTGGTTTTTAAGGATAGAAGAATTGAGTTAAACACAATTTTACAAATCTATTATGTTCTTCTCCACACTATACAGACCTAAATCAGCTAGACCTACATTattagtttgtgtgtaaagTCCTGCCTCAATTGACCACTAGATATGTTCAAGCAAGCAACAAGAAAgtaacttaaagctcctgtgaggagtttttagtaggttatgaaacagagtgaaaaaatgCTGATGCATCTAAAAAGCAAATGCGATCTTCAGCTAgatgattgattatttctacagAGTAATATTTAAAGCCACCGCCTCCGGGTCATGTCAGACAAGGCAATTAACAGCATGCATTAACATTTCCCACAGCAAAGATTCGCATACACTTGTTAAAAGACAAATCGAATTCCACTTTCACGTGACAGGAACAGAAAGAGATAAGACGTACCGCTCTGTCCACAGGAGTCACCAGCATTGACACAACCTGAATGTTCCTGACAGTACCATTAATCTGGACGCATCAACAAaacttttttgtcttcttgatACTTCAGTGACGTGTAAGTTGGTTACGAGAAAGTTTTTGAAGTGATGCCCAAAAAAAAGCAACTGtagcaaaataataataataataatggaaaCTCACTGAAAAATCAGCAGCATAGACTCATTTCCAAATATGATTCAGGTTTAGATGggacaaacaaaaaatcaaGGCACGGCAAATGTATTTATAGGGCACCATACATACATAAAGCAATTCATAGAAAGTGCTTTACAGTGTTAAAAACTGAATATTTGTGACATTAAGAGTATTAAAAGAATATCACATTGAGCGAAAATAAGACACTCAAACATGAAATAtactaaaaaaaatccttaaatatGGGATAAATGATTAGTGTTCTGCTCCATGTGTCTTCCATTGTTGTGGAGCTATGCAGCTCTAAAGTCTGTTACTACAGATTCTTTCCTTCCCAATGGACACAGTTTCCCCTACTGGTCTAGCTTTAATCTAAATAATTTCTCAATAACAATCCACACCAGAAAGTCTTCCCAAACTCACAGTTTTGCTCCGTCTGTGTCGAGCACAGACCTCGGCTGCCCCTGGAAACCCTCCGCAGGGGTGCTGTGTAGGTCAAACCACCAAACAGTCTTTACACCATAACACTGCAGTTAAACTTGAACCTGAATCCTTAATATGTGGCTATATAAACTAAATACAGTCGCACCTTATTCTGCTGAGAGTGATGgatgtgtgtttggatttaGCAGCGTTCATCAGTTTCGAATGAGAGGGAAATGTGGATGCAAGTCTGCCAACCATGCAAACGGCAGAACTTCATTTCGCAGAACTTTTCTCAGCATATTATTTCATGATTTGTGAGATGTGTCAGGTCAGACGAGTCGATTTCCTTGAATGCTATCTGTGTTCCATCCCACTCATATCCGTCTATCGAGCCATTATATACGAGGCTAACGAGATTCAAGATGTGTGTTCATCACATGCTCATGCAGATGGGCAGTGAGATGCAACGACTCTTCTGCTAGGCTGCGCAATCAAACACTCAAGCAATACTCTGAAATACTCGGAGTGATGAATTGAAGTAAAAACTTAGGTTGGGcccaatgtatggaggctagtcctccaagcggacggcctgggttcaagtccgacctgtagctcctttcctgcatgtgactccccctctctctctttcaccgTTATCctactctacccactgtcctatagATTAAAGGCAAAACACCTCTTGAACATTAGCAATGGCTACTGCCAAGGTGCCTTTGAGCAAGACACCGAATCCCCAACAGCTCTgctgcgctccctgtgtagcagtcccactctgacatctctcctctaatgcatgtccacagctcttgtttgtacatgtgtgtgtgttccaagcgtatgtgtgtgagtctgagtgtaaaccagaatttccctcaggggttaataaagtatgtaaaaagaaaaccttATGTTGTATTTATAAGGCTATAGTTTGGACTTGGTGAACCTGGAAATTGTTTTAACTTAGCAGTGCTACTTTGACTCTACCGTCATCCCACCAGTTAATGTACTGAGTAAGACAATGTGGCTCAAGAAAAGTAAAACCATTCTTAAATGATTAGgatgttatttcaaacattaagATACTTTTTGATACACTCAGAAACAACTGGGAACGCTTTCCTCAGAATTATCTTCAAACCGAGGATATAGCTGTAAGCCTCCCCAGGTAGACTTGTCAGCTCAAGCACTATTAAAAAGATTATCTTTACCGGTCGAGGCATCTGTCTGATTTATCACATTGAAGGCTGTCTAAAGCCTCATGACAAGCTAACATTTGGTGATTCGGGCTACATCTTCGTTCTTTCATGCTTGTCAATGCTTAGACAACTGGCTTGCAAGAAGCTACCTTTGGCTAGCACAGGTGCCATGTGTGTCAGTCTGATGTGAGCTAAAGGTTGATAGCATGCCTCTGAGGATTGTGTTGAGGGTCTGAGTGCATAAAGAAGTTAGTCTTAGACTTGCCTGCACTCAGATTCATAATAAAACCAGTGTTTTTTTGAGGTCAGGGGGTTTGATTTATGAATGAAAAGGGGTTCTGGTTCTAAAAGAGGGTTGCTAATTGATGCCTTTTTGTTTGACTAGTGAAGCTGAACAATGGACTACACCATGACAACCAGGAGAAACTACCTGTCAAGCATGTAGGGCCTGCTAATGCagtatcattttaaaagcagTTACTAATACAGCCTGAAACACCACAGTGCCTAatcaaataattaaacattattagataatgattttaaaaaagctcaATTGCCCTGCAAAGGAAGAAAGGACAAACCCCAGGGACGGGAGAACATGAATGCACCCTCTCATTCATCTGAAACAGAATCACAAGTTATGCATGTTTCAGAGAACAAATTCTTAAAAGAAATCCATTAAATGTAGACGTCTGACTAAATAGCCACTAGACTGCTAATGGTTTATATAAATGACTAAATAACACTCACAGTTGAGCAGCTCACCTTTTAAAGCCGTGCCTCACACTGTGCTGCATTTTGTACTGAAAGCAGTGAGCGCCCTCTTTTGGACAGGACAGGGACTGTATCTGTGCTCCGGATGCGCGAATGGTTCACCAGAGACTTGCAAAGAGAATGGGTTGCCGTAGCAACAGCAGATAGTAAAAGTGCAACCTCTTGAGTATGACCCTATGCAGATATGTTTAATTGGGAAAGAGAGCTCAGCCTCCTGAAAGAGAGGCAGAACGTACGACATGAAAGAGGAGAAGGTTTCCTTTCTTCAGTTTATGAACTTTTGAGGAGTTATGAAAACTTATTAAATATAGCCTATGTATAAGAGTCACACTTGGAGGTTTTGGTTTgattaaatattgtgttttagtCCGAAAAATCTCCAATAAATCTAGATTAAGTCACAATATTCCTTCTCAAAAGAGCTTCATACAATATGATAATGTTTGTGAACGTGTgcacacatttgtgtttgtgctgcaaaAGTGTTACTAAACAAAAAACCTATTCGTTATCTCCACTGATCATCTCCCCCTAGTGGTGAATATGTGTAGTTACAGTGTGAGAAAACATGTTTCCCTGCTATAGCGAAAAATACTAAACATGACTCCTGacttctattaaaaaaaaagtaaaacactttGTTAGTTTTAATTATGTTTAAAAGTTAATACTGCAGGGCCTTGGGGCAACACACCCGAGTAATTACATTTTGTAACCTCCATCTTGTGATATTATTCGCCGTAGGGCTActggaaaatataaataacaactTAGCTACACACACTGGGTGACAAACACAATATCATTATGCTGTTCAATACAACCCACATGCAGATAAATCAACTTTTGTCAACTTACAACATTCAGTTATGATGTGATTTTGtccaaaatgtttacattttatttgtgcaCAACAGTAAGAgtgcttctgtttttcttgtaaGAATTTGCTCATTTATTTAGCAAATAGGTAAATGGCACAATTTGAATAAGTTGGTTATGCCCATCTTTGTggtcaaaatgtgtttcttcttgGGGCGCAGTTGGCCTAGAGGGTTaggtcgcaccccatgtacagagggaGTAgccctccaagcaggcagccaaAGCTCAGGTCCGACCtgcagctgtcctgtccaaataaaagcaaaacccccaaaataaaacttaGAAAAGAACAAAAGGCTTCTTCACACTTCAaaatgatgattattattatttttcattcctGGCACATGCAGTAGCAGAGTAGTCCATATATTAGTATTGATTTACTATGATAAGGAGAGTCCTTTAAGTCTGCTAAATTGATGAGCACAGACCTAACTTCTGTGTCTGAACATACACAAGCGAATGTTACTACCAACACTTTGACTGTAAATTGTTATTGTAGTACTTCTGCGTATAGAAGGCCTATGCTTTATATTTGTAAATGAAAGGCCTCATTATGTGCAGAGGGAAATGGGTTTTCCACACataaaaagaaagtaaagtACTATTTTGCTTTACAAAGTGGAAGTGTGTGGACTTTGAAAAACCTTGAGCCTTTAAATCAGCATCAGAAAAGCATTCACTTTAACACAAAAGCAGTCAGCTAGCTTTAGAAGATTAAAGTGCCATACAAGGCATTCAGTATCCGTACCAACAAGGACGGAGAACACGCTACGACTACCCTCCTGTCAAAACATCAAAAGTTAAAAACCTTGGTTTTACAAAGTGCCAGAGGAATGTGTCTTTCAGCTGGCAATGACTCAGTCATCATTGACAGAATGACTTCCTGTTGACACAAGAATTGAAGGTTTTGGGTGAGTAACAGCTTTTTGCAGGTTAACCATAGTGCTGCTCTGCACATCCAGTACATGCTGCTTTAGGAAGGGTATCTTCAGCtctgagaatttaaaaaatgaaacctgCAAAAAAGCAATTtgtaaagaacaaaacaaacaagcccATGTAGAGATGGAatgaaacatgaacatgaacttgaaataaaaagaataatccCATCCATCACTGGAAAACTCCATGTAGGTAGGATTACATTATTCTGGAAAGCTTTCACCCCCTTCCTgaagttttttatattttatgcgTTTTGTCTCTCTATATCAGGGGTGGgtaactggcggcccgggggccataTGCGGCATatcccccatcaaccctcaacgtggccctcatgTCAATTTTTACATGTCAATCAATTGGCAACAGAGGTCATGACCCTGATGGAGGCCacgagccgaaacgcgtcggtctaaattgttcataaagttgatcttcttactacaagtgatgctggagcattttgacctcttctaagcctttcactcttcatgcaccttgtcagctggtgaagtttgtgccagaaaatcctctttttcaaTCAGTTGGAAACATAAAgacaacatgacaaaatctgacatgaaatcatgaaaaccagaactATGTCcagaataatatttgatcactggtatatgttgagttaaatttgagacaaaaTTGCCCGTCCCTGCTCTATATAATACTTTGATTTGGTCTATCATAAACCATGATTTTGATTGCAGCCATTTAAGGTTTGGACTTTGTTTCGTTTGTGTTTTGGCTActtttcttgtttaaaaaagattatttgGTCTAAGCTCCAAACTGACATCTTACTCCGAATGTTTGAGTATGGACATCAAAATGAATTCATACATTAACTAGAGGCAAAGTACCCCAACTATAACACACTACCAACAGCAAAATATGTGACTATTTTCATGTGgtcattttttaatcatatgttCATATCTAATACAGGAGGTTACATAGAAAATGATGGCAAATCAGTAGGCTCTTTACAAATTGTTTGATCgtatgattgattgattatgacGCAACTGTGGAATTGATTTCGCTTCACGCCTGATATAACAGGACAGGATACCAAAGCTTGGAGGATATCCATGTATTTTCAGCAAATGTGAATGTTCCTCTTATTAGCAGCGCTTTACGCCTGAAATCATTTCTGCTCAGTCTCTTTCTGATGGTATAATGAACGCTGTCATTAACAGAGGGGAGCAAAGCTACCATTCCTTCCTAGAtgttcatctttgttttgtgcTGAAGCAAACGAGAAACCTTCTTGTGAGCACCAGAAACTTTCTCGTGCGCACGCAAAACTTTCAcgtttttctgcattttttctgCCTATGTCCCTTTAGGGGGCTCCGTAACAGCCATAGAGTGTAAATATTAGACAAAGCCTGAGTCACCCATCAGTTACTGCAGGGGTCTCTGGAGGCTCAAttgcagcagccgccatgctggatattccgtctcagcctaactttcagtcaacctaatgacaggctgagagctggggctgaggcgggttttaagcctttaAGACAATCTGTTACATTTCGaccgcctgtcaatcatgtcagctacgcgcctatcTTTTGATAACACATATTGTTCATGAAGTCAAAACGTAGCTTTTAACGTAATTAACCCCCCTTACAGTGAGTGCCCattgatgacaataactaatcagaccagttttgttatttgtaccaggctgtaaacatttttaatttctgctttaaaaatagcttttttagcagtggtgtgtatgtgacttccggggttcctggagccagcctcaagcggacactcgacaaacaacaggattttggctttatttttcaagaccgaaggttgctgcttggttacAGCATACttttactgtaaaaacaaacccGTCTAATTCCAAATATATACACATTGTACATAAAATAACTTGTCCCCATTTAGAGAACAGATCATTTTCCTGTTTGACACTTTAGAGCAAAAACGCAGGTATGTGTCTCAGATGTTATGAGAGAAAGGTAAGATCCACTTTGAATGTCagcatgtgtttggagaaaCCTGAGCCACAATCAAAGTGGGGAAAATTGTATTGATCTCTGGTGGGAAATTGTCACAGCAGTAAAAGCAATTGGACttcaacagataaaaaaaaaaaaggacaactgTGCATCTGGAAGGAGCAAAGAAGaaaccaataaaataaaataagcaatgGTGGCTTGATGTGGGAAATAATTACACTGACAATATGAAGTTATTGTAAATTTGACAGCTTGGCTgggaaacaaataaatcaatactgGTGATGTCGACCCTATTTTAGAGCTGATCATTTATttgaccaacaaaaaaaaaaaactcatctgcAACCATTTGGCCAATCAAAGTATTTCATGCTTAAACTAACAAAAATTTtctatttcaatcaatcaagttATGTTCTTAATAATTCGATGAGTTGTTCGGTTGATAGAGGGTAACATATTAAATAGGCAAATATATGACTGATGCTTACAAATTCCCAAAtgttgctgtttaaaaaaaaaaaaaactttctgtaTGTAGGTTATTCAGGCATAATCTCACCTTTTAATAGTCAAGTAAAAGtgaatggcttttttttttttttttttgcttttaaggCCTTTATATTGGATTGGTACTCAAATGCTGGATTATCCCTAAATGTATAAACAACCAAAGTGTTTTAGCCctcagcgttttttttttttttttgtttattcatgGAGTGATGTTTCAAGCAAAGGGGTACtgttttaattcatttcatTGAATGAAATCAGAGGATCATTACTGGCGCTGTCCATTGCCGGCGGTGCTGAAATCCAAGAATTGAAGCAACAttacgtgtgtgtttttttatttgtcattttgacGGCATGTTATGCGGACAACGTGACACTCAAAATAAGAGATGACACATTGAGTTGTTTGTTTTCCGCCTCAAACAAGTGTCCGTGGTTTAAAGTGCCAGTTTTTTCCTTCACCGGCTCGCTCCAGTCACAGCGTGCTGTTGCGTTTTGCCCCAATTCTCAAAGGCGCGTTACGTTTTGTTTCTTACGCACGCCGAGCTATTAAAGGTTAAATTACGTCGTGGGCGTAGCGGCTTCCTTGTAATGGCGACCGTGCCGTAGATGTGCCCAGGGTTTTGTGAAAATGAAGCGAAGAAGAAGTTATTTCttttaactacaaaaaaaaaacggccgAGGTCCCCCCCCGCCCCCGGAGGAGGACTTTTGCGTCTACAAACCATCGTCTTCACACGCGGTGAACTTACAGTCGTACTTCTTTTTGAACTTTTCGGTTGCCCTGTTGAAATGATGAAGCTCAAGTCAAACCAAACCCGGACGTACGACGGGGACGGGTACAAGAAGCGGGCCGCCTGTCTGTGCTTCAGGAGcgagagcgaggaggaggtgAGTCCGAGGATGTGACTGTCTGGGAGGGCCAAGCTAGCATTAGCAGCCGTGGATGCTTTCAGGGTCTTTTTCTTGTCTGTAAAtcgctgttttttttaccaacacaGCGGGAGGGTTTTCACACCAGTAAGACACGACCACTCATCCTTAGTCGTGCTCTTCTGTGTTTGCGTTAAAACATCATTTAGAGCTCGTACTTACCCAAGTGTTATGTAAGCCTCTTTTAGCTGTTCATTTAGCAGCCTCGGCTTTTTATACCCAGCGGTGTGTGTCGCTACAGTGGGCAGCCGGCTCTCAGGCCACAGCACTGACTTATGATGATGAGTGGTGGCTGTCGTCAGCTACATGCTGGATAAATGGCATTTAAGTTTTCTGACGTGACAGGTTCAGATTTAAATCTGTTTCATGTCACAGTTACCTGGTGCTGCTAACCAAACATTAGACTGATAAGTAGCACTGTAGCTGTGTaagccaaaagaaaacattgggAGATATAGCATGTGCTTAATAGCATTAAATCAATTATATGACAACCTGAACCACCCATCGGCCTAATGTCAAAGTAGAGGTGTTTGTTATGAACCATGTCACCACTTGAAtgagcctctctctcttactttctGCTCCTCCTAGAAAACCTCTCAGAAAAAGTAGCCTGCTCATTTGAGATCAGGGGCGATTTTGGGAAGCTGATGTGCAGTCAACAATTAGCACAAAGATGTCTTCTGTGGCggaaacatttccatgaaggaAAGGAGACGAATTGAGATTAAACTATTTCCCCCATTCTGGTTCAAGTCAAGATGGGTGATTTAGAGGAATCACCATCTGTATTGTCCTGCAGGAAGCTACAAACTTTTACCAGAGACTCTTGATGATCCACCAGATCGGCACTCAGCCAagcatggatttttttttcttctctatgtGATTGTTGAAAACATAAACTCCCCATACTTGAATGGAGAAAACAAAACGCAGTGACTCATACCTTAGCTATTTCAAAAATAGTTTGATTTCTTAACCACGCAGTAGGTTGACCACGTTCTCACAACATGCAGCTGGAAAACTCGGCTCAAGAGGACCTCAGTAATAATCTTAAAAGTTTTATAGTTTAGTCAAGAAGTAGTTGGATGTGTCACATGTTAGTATTTGTTGCTTCTTGCTTCCGTATCTAAGACTGGATATCTTGCTCAATTGCACGCTCTTAACAAATATCATTGTTTTGACTGCCTTGTAGGTGTTGCTGGTTAGCAGTAGTCGACATCCTGACAAGTGGATAGTTCCTGGAGGGGGAATGGAGCCCGAGGAGGAGCCCAATGTTGCTGCAGCCCGAGAAGTGTGTGAAGAGGTTGGTCCTTTAACTTTGTGcataatcatttttaacttatttaagCCGATAATTTgggctgtgtttttgtctttgtccttgTGACTGACCGCTGCTATCATATGAGCATTCCTAAGTAGACTGTGTACTAGTAACCTTTCCTTGACccttgtatttaaaaacatggatgTGAAACATACCTTTCTAGACTTAGAGCATATCCAGGAATACTGTTTCTGAGAATGGATTTCCATTTCCAGCTTGGCTCTTAAGGTgtattgtgtttcatttctaTTGAAtcatgtctgtatttaacagTGGGCCTAATACCTTGCTCTCAGAACCCATTTCGTCAGTGCAGTCATCCTGTATGCATGGACAgtcagatagagagagagagagagagaacctaGCAACATGTAAACTGTGTTATGGTATCATGTTACAAAGCAGTGTTTGGGTGCTAGAGGAGATCACACTGAGAATGAACACTGACTGGTTTTCACAGTAGCACTTAAGAAACCCCATGACATCTAGGAGTTGTATTAAAAGAGTcagctctctttctttcattttgatagTTCCATTTTTACAACTGCAACCTCTTCTTCAGAAAGGCCTATTATGTCTGCGTGGTGCTTTGGGTAGAGTTGTTCTGATACCTATGAGAGAATCAAAAATGCCTCTGATACAGCCCAATGTGTGGGATCAGGAATTGTAGAGTAGTACTATTATTTTGAACCTGTGCGGCAGCCATTGTTGCATTATGACTGGCTTTTGAAAAAACTTTTAAGAGCAGTGAAGAAGTACTGATTCTGGGGAGTTTAtcacacaacaataacaaaaaaaaacgacttacAGTGCTAGTGGAAAGTGGAATGTAGGTGTCAGGGCTAcactgaataataataataatatgttgGACTAATATAGCTGTTGGGATGTTGGctaaatgacatgctggaacaTTTGATTGACTCTCAGCCAATGTGTCGGAATATTTCCATGTGGGATGGGTCTTTTAAATGACCTGACACGGGGAaaaattttaaataattcatccacaaagtgtttttctgaatactcaaagatgCTAGAttaagaagaacaacaaaatatattatGCAGTTTCATGTTAAATATCCGTGTTTAACAGACTTTAGAAGACAAAATATGTGGTTTTTCACTTATGATTGACTGTCAgattagttaaaaaaagaagcttagcTGACATTTAGCCTCTGGTTGTATCTGTTTatgttttacaaaaaacataGCAATCATATCACATACATTCAATTGTTAGTAGTAGTACAAAGCTGTTATTTTTATAGGGAAACCTGCCAGTATTTAATGGGTTTTAAGAATGATAGTTAAGCGATTTGTTAAGGGGGTCTGAAGCTCATTGGGAATCAAAGTTCTACTTCTACAGGCCACATCCATCCATTAAATACGTTATCCCTCTTGTGTGCATGGTGGACATTGCTTTGGCATTTTGATCAGAAAAGCGGCAGGGCTCTGAAGACGTTGAATCCCACCCGGCTGTCAGCTCTTGGTGGGTCACTGACCACAGAAAGtctattctgtgtgtgtgatccatCACACTGACGGATGCTGATATCATCCCTTATCTTGGCTCCTGATGTTTGGTAGCTTAGGAAGCAGTTGCAGGACGCTGCTGCTTGCCAACACAATTTCCACAGGGCCACACACAAGGTCAGGTCACTATTGGGGTTTGTTAAAAGTGCGAAGAGGCCGCGTTCAGAAAGTTTGTGATGACTTTAATGCATCTCTGCCTACTCTCCTTCCTTAAGCCTCTTATTGGACGGTGGTGTAACAGCACGTATCCTAATCCTGCTGAGTTTATTCTGATGACTATATGAGC
The Labrus mixtus chromosome 7, fLabMix1.1, whole genome shotgun sequence DNA segment above includes these coding regions:
- the nudt3b gene encoding diphosphoinositol polyphosphate phosphohydrolase 1, with translation MCPGFCENEAKKKLFLLTTKKKRPRSPPAPGGGLLRLQTIVFTRGELTVVLLFELFGCPVEMMKLKSNQTRTYDGDGYKKRAACLCFRSESEEEVLLVSSSRHPDKWIVPGGGMEPEEEPNVAAAREVCEEAGVKGTLGRLVGVFENQERKHRTYVYVLIVTEVLEDWEDSVNIGRKREWFKIDDAIQVLQCHKPVQATYFEALQESCLTSNGTPLVATIGGDLSPTYSINQSSVSGIR